In one Shinella sp. PSBB067 genomic region, the following are encoded:
- a CDS encoding glycerol-3-phosphate dehydrogenase/oxidase → MTETTAGTVETFDVIVLGAGINGAGLFRDLCLQGLKCLIVDKADFGSGTSAAPSRLIHGGIKYLETGELGLVAQSTLERNLLLRNAPHCVEPLPTFIPSFSLTKGAFAALRTLLGSTTAPRSRGALLIKIGLALYDLYGARHRVMPKHQFFFRRKALEEMPAITPRIVAGGIYYDAKISRPERLVWELVRDGLDASPASRAMNDTTLLGQDDGVLRLQDPRGGERRARAGIVVNGTGPWIDHVNDTLGVPGKLIGGTKGSHILLRYPELVESLKGRMIYFEADDGRICLVYDFLGLALVGSTDIKADNPDTVRCEKDEIDYFLASLRSLLPALQFGREQIVYAYSGIRPLPASDASQPGLISRDHSAPVAEPAEGRPFSVISLVGGKWTTFRGFAEEVADTILSRLGRNRAVSTQMLPIGGGRGFPVEAAERRAWISGRAAKSGLAEARVEALLARYGTTADAVLAHIEETGDVLLAHVEGYGRGEIDWIARNEMVEHLADIVMRRTTLAIEGRLTAEGLDEIAAIAAAALGWDEGRQADELAQVTRHLTAFNRVNL, encoded by the coding sequence ATGACAGAAACGACAGCCGGAACCGTCGAGACCTTCGACGTCATCGTCCTTGGCGCGGGCATCAACGGGGCGGGGCTGTTCCGCGATCTCTGCCTGCAGGGGCTGAAATGCCTGATCGTCGACAAGGCCGACTTCGGCTCCGGCACCAGCGCCGCCCCCTCGCGCCTCATCCATGGCGGCATCAAGTATCTGGAGACCGGCGAACTCGGCCTCGTCGCGCAGTCGACGCTGGAGCGCAACCTCCTCCTGCGCAACGCGCCGCATTGCGTGGAGCCGCTGCCGACCTTCATTCCCTCCTTCTCGCTGACGAAGGGCGCCTTCGCCGCGCTGCGCACGCTGCTCGGCTCCACCACCGCCCCGCGCAGCCGCGGCGCGCTCCTCATCAAGATCGGCCTTGCGCTCTACGATCTCTATGGCGCGCGCCACCGCGTCATGCCGAAGCACCAGTTCTTCTTCCGCCGCAAGGCGCTTGAGGAGATGCCGGCGATCACGCCGCGCATCGTCGCGGGCGGCATCTATTACGACGCCAAGATCAGCCGGCCCGAACGGCTCGTCTGGGAGCTGGTGCGCGATGGCCTCGACGCCAGCCCGGCCTCCCGCGCCATGAACGACACGACGTTGCTCGGGCAGGACGACGGCGTTCTGCGATTGCAGGATCCGCGCGGCGGTGAACGGCGCGCCCGCGCCGGCATCGTCGTCAACGGGACGGGGCCGTGGATCGATCATGTCAATGATACGCTCGGCGTTCCCGGCAAGCTGATCGGCGGCACCAAGGGTTCGCATATCCTCCTGAGGTACCCGGAGCTGGTGGAAAGCCTGAAAGGCCGCATGATCTATTTCGAGGCGGACGACGGCCGCATCTGCCTCGTCTACGATTTCCTCGGTCTCGCGCTCGTCGGCTCGACCGACATCAAGGCGGACAATCCCGATACGGTGCGCTGCGAGAAGGACGAGATCGACTATTTCCTCGCCAGCCTCCGCTCGCTCCTGCCGGCCCTGCAATTCGGCCGCGAGCAGATCGTCTATGCCTATAGCGGCATCCGCCCGCTGCCGGCCTCCGACGCCAGCCAGCCGGGCCTGATCAGCCGCGACCATTCGGCGCCCGTGGCGGAGCCGGCGGAAGGCCGGCCGTTCTCGGTCATCTCGCTGGTCGGCGGCAAGTGGACGACGTTCCGCGGCTTCGCCGAGGAGGTAGCCGACACGATCCTCTCCCGCCTCGGCCGTAACAGGGCGGTGAGCACGCAGATGCTGCCGATCGGCGGCGGGCGCGGCTTTCCGGTGGAGGCGGCGGAGCGGCGCGCGTGGATTTCCGGGCGCGCCGCGAAGAGCGGCCTGGCCGAAGCGCGCGTCGAGGCGCTTCTTGCCCGCTACGGAACGACCGCCGATGCCGTTCTCGCGCATATCGAGGAAACGGGAGACGTACTGCTCGCCCATGTCGAAGGCTACGGCCGCGGCGAGATCGACTGGATCGCGCGCAACGAGATGGTCGAACATCTCGCCGATATCGTCATGCGCCGGACGACGCTCGCCATCGAAGGCAGGCTGACGGCCGAAGGGCTCGACGAGATCGCGGCGATTGCTGCTGCCGCGCTGGGCTGGGACGAGGGCCGGCAGGCGGACGAGCTTGCGCAGGTCACGCGCCACCTGACGGCGTTCAATCGCGTAAACCTTTGA
- a CDS encoding DeoR/GlpR family DNA-binding transcription regulator — protein MAGPTVNKKVDVKDLLSEELPSDSRHARQLVRRQMIAETVIAEGSIRIEDLTERFGISLMTAHRDVDELVSRGLFRKTRGIVSAAPTSLIESSDVYRATRQAKEKKAVAKAAMQFVEPGQAIFMDDATTVHEMTRFLPAKVPLTVITNSLVLINALKEVSDLNLICLGGQFYNWCNAFMGHITTNEIRRLRADTVFMSLSAIVDDVVYHQSPETVETKRAMFESAARRVLLADHTKFERRALHHFATLKEFDAVIVDEDIPISHLSRMRSKGINVIVADGERSG, from the coding sequence ATGGCAGGGCCTACGGTGAACAAGAAAGTCGACGTCAAGGATTTGCTTTCGGAAGAATTGCCGAGCGACAGCCGGCATGCGCGCCAGCTCGTGCGGCGCCAGATGATCGCCGAGACGGTGATCGCCGAAGGCTCGATCCGCATCGAGGACCTGACCGAGCGCTTCGGCATCAGCCTCATGACGGCGCACCGGGATGTCGACGAACTCGTCAGCCGCGGCCTCTTCCGCAAGACGCGCGGCATCGTCTCCGCCGCGCCGACCAGCCTCATCGAATCCTCCGACGTCTACCGCGCCACCCGGCAGGCGAAGGAGAAGAAGGCGGTCGCGAAAGCCGCCATGCAGTTCGTCGAGCCGGGCCAGGCGATCTTCATGGACGACGCCACGACCGTTCACGAGATGACGCGGTTCCTGCCGGCCAAGGTGCCGTTGACGGTCATCACCAACTCGCTCGTCCTCATCAACGCGCTGAAGGAGGTGAGCGACCTCAACCTCATCTGTCTCGGGGGGCAGTTCTACAACTGGTGCAATGCCTTCATGGGGCACATCACCACCAACGAGATCCGTCGGCTGCGCGCCGACACCGTGTTCATGTCGCTGTCGGCCATCGTCGACGACGTGGTCTATCACCAGTCGCCCGAGACGGTGGAGACCAAGCGGGCGATGTTCGAAAGCGCGGCAAGGCGCGTGCTCCTGGCGGACCACACCAAATTCGAGCGGCGCGCGCTGCATCACTTCGCGACGCTCAAGGAATTCGACGCCGTGATCGTCGACGAGGATATCCCGATCTCCCACCTGTCGCGCATGCGCTCGAAGGGGATCAACGTGATTGTGGCGGACGGCGAACGGTCCGGCTGA
- a CDS encoding dihydroxyacetone kinase family protein: protein MTKIVDDPEAFASSALAGFSRVYGRYVRLVKGGVVRSTAVPRGKVSVVVGGGSGHYPAFAGYVGPGMADAAVAGEIFASPSTAAVARVCRNAEYGGGIILGFGNYAGDVLNFGVAAERLRAEGIDVRIVTVTDDVASAPADRHLQRRGIAGDLVVFKVAGAAAEAGLAIDEVERITRLANSRTFSFGVAFGGCTLPGAKEPLFTVPDGMMALGLGIHGEPGIRDADIVPAGELARLLVDTVLAECPAGARRAAVLLNGLGATKYEELFVLWGAVEEHLQAAGVDLVAPEVGEYVTSLDMQGCSLTVMWLDEELERYWLAPCDTPVFRRGETFRTQPAAARDGAEDEAPAFGPATPASQEGARCLAGILDAMVSALSEAEAELGRIDAFAGDGDHGQGMRRGATAAREAIHQAVAGGAGARSALAVAGDAWADRAGGTSGAIWGLLLRSWSSAFSDEAAPAEADVVRGARLALDDVMRLGGAKPGDKTLVDAFVPFVSSLETARADGLSLKEAWQKAGATCEAAAQATAPLSPRLGRARPLAERSIGHPDAGAVSLALIARTIAGRL from the coding sequence ATGACCAAGATCGTCGATGACCCGGAAGCCTTTGCCTCGTCCGCGTTGGCGGGCTTTTCCCGTGTCTACGGGCGCTATGTCCGGTTGGTGAAGGGCGGCGTCGTTCGCTCCACGGCAGTGCCGCGCGGCAAGGTCTCGGTCGTCGTCGGCGGCGGATCGGGGCATTATCCGGCCTTCGCCGGCTATGTCGGGCCGGGCATGGCGGACGCGGCGGTGGCCGGCGAAATCTTCGCTTCCCCCTCGACGGCGGCAGTCGCCCGTGTGTGCCGCAACGCCGAGTATGGCGGCGGCATCATTCTCGGCTTCGGCAATTATGCCGGCGACGTGCTCAATTTCGGCGTGGCGGCGGAGCGGCTGAGGGCGGAAGGCATCGACGTGCGCATCGTCACGGTGACGGACGACGTGGCGAGCGCGCCCGCCGACCGGCACCTGCAACGCCGCGGCATTGCCGGCGATCTCGTGGTCTTCAAGGTCGCGGGCGCGGCTGCGGAGGCGGGGCTTGCGATCGACGAGGTCGAGCGCATCACCCGGCTCGCCAACAGCCGCACCTTCTCCTTCGGCGTCGCCTTTGGCGGCTGCACGCTCCCCGGCGCGAAGGAACCGCTCTTCACCGTGCCCGATGGCATGATGGCGCTCGGTCTCGGCATTCACGGCGAACCCGGCATCCGCGACGCCGACATCGTGCCGGCGGGCGAGCTGGCGAGGCTGCTGGTCGATACCGTCCTGGCGGAGTGCCCGGCCGGCGCGCGGCGCGCCGCCGTGCTGCTCAACGGTCTCGGCGCGACCAAGTATGAAGAGCTCTTCGTCCTCTGGGGCGCCGTCGAAGAGCATCTGCAGGCGGCCGGCGTCGATCTCGTCGCGCCCGAGGTCGGCGAATATGTCACCAGCCTCGACATGCAGGGCTGCTCCCTGACGGTGATGTGGCTCGACGAGGAGCTCGAACGCTACTGGCTGGCGCCCTGCGACACGCCCGTCTTTCGCCGCGGCGAGACGTTTCGCACGCAGCCCGCGGCTGCGCGGGACGGTGCGGAGGACGAGGCGCCGGCCTTCGGTCCCGCTACGCCCGCCTCGCAGGAAGGCGCCCGGTGCCTTGCCGGCATCCTCGATGCCATGGTGTCGGCGCTGAGCGAGGCGGAAGCCGAACTCGGCCGGATCGACGCCTTTGCCGGCGACGGCGACCATGGACAGGGCATGCGGCGCGGCGCGACGGCCGCCCGCGAGGCGATCCATCAGGCCGTTGCCGGCGGCGCGGGCGCAAGGAGCGCGCTTGCGGTGGCCGGCGATGCCTGGGCGGACCGCGCCGGCGGCACGTCGGGCGCCATCTGGGGACTTCTGCTCCGTTCATGGAGTTCCGCCTTCTCCGACGAGGCGGCCCCGGCGGAGGCTGACGTGGTTCGCGGCGCGCGCCTGGCACTCGACGATGTGATGCGTCTCGGCGGGGCGAAGCCGGGCGACAAGACGCTCGTCGACGCCTTCGTGCCTTTCGTTTCCTCGCTGGAGACCGCAAGGGCGGACGGCCTGTCGCTGAAGGAGGCATGGCAGAAGGCCGGCGCCACCTGCGAGGCGGCCGCACAGGCGACGGCGCCGCTTTCGCCGCGGCTCGGCCGGGCCCGTCCCCTTGCCGAACGCAGCATCGGCCATCCCGATGCCGGCGCCGTCTCGCTGGCGCTGATCGCAAGGACGATCGCCGGGCGCCTTTGA
- a CDS encoding GntR family transcriptional regulator: MTAAKDMNLESLKIDTGETAAAQVERDLRESIIRLELAPGTRLSEQEIATRMGVSRQPVREALIALGKSKLVDIRPNRGTVVVRISARQMMEARFVREAIETAVARRASETFDSWTRRRIDTILSRQKAAMEAHDHNAFRREDEQFHIAIAQGAGCGLAWNAISDIKAHMDRVCNLQLRHPDSMTRLIAEHEAIIDAIDTRNADAAETAMRSHLNGILADLPQIEADNPDLFE; this comes from the coding sequence ATGACGGCGGCAAAAGACATGAACCTTGAATCCCTGAAGATCGACACCGGCGAAACCGCGGCGGCGCAGGTGGAGCGGGACCTGCGCGAATCCATCATCCGGCTGGAACTCGCCCCCGGCACCCGGCTTTCCGAACAGGAGATCGCGACGCGCATGGGCGTGTCGCGCCAGCCGGTGCGCGAGGCGCTGATCGCGCTTGGCAAATCGAAGCTGGTGGATATCCGCCCGAACCGGGGCACGGTCGTCGTGCGCATCTCCGCGCGGCAGATGATGGAGGCGCGCTTCGTGCGCGAGGCGATCGAGACCGCCGTCGCCCGCCGCGCCAGCGAGACCTTCGATAGCTGGACGCGGCGACGGATCGACACGATCCTTTCCCGCCAGAAGGCGGCGATGGAGGCGCACGACCACAACGCCTTCCGCCGCGAGGACGAGCAGTTTCACATCGCCATTGCGCAAGGCGCCGGCTGCGGCCTTGCCTGGAACGCCATCTCGGACATCAAGGCGCATATGGACCGGGTCTGCAACCTCCAGCTCCGCCACCCCGATTCGATGACGCGGCTGATCGCCGAGCACGAGGCGATCATCGACGCCATCGACACACGAAACGCCGACGCCGCCGAAACGGCCATGCGCAGCCACCTCAACGGCATCCTCGCCGACCTGCCGCAGATCGAGGCCGACAATCCCGACCTGTTCGAGTGA
- a CDS encoding FGGY-family carbohydrate kinase, with the protein MPCIMGIDSGLTVTKAVIFDADGTVLAIARRRVPQLIPAPQQVERDMDGLWTATADAIREAIAASGRPASDIVAIAATAHGDGIYLLDEDKRPLGPAVVSLDTRAGAIADAWNEGEVGARALELTGQRPHASAPSAILRWIVEHQPERYARIAHFIAAKDWLRFCLCGTIGTDRTEASTSFTDVATQDYAEDAFHLFGLDRLAGRQPSMAASTEVVGGVTAETARLTGLIEGTPVMAGLHDVTASALGMGGYGEGVVAVIAGTYSINETVSPAPKVDGRWFCRNGILPGEWNNMSISPASTANYDWFIEQFCAADARQAETAGESIHTILGREFEAARERPSGTFFHPYLFGSPFGGASSAGFYGLNAWHDRGDLVRAVLEGIAFNHRVHVDALRDGFAPTAARLTGGVSRNPAMAGLFADILGMPVTATRTEEAAAWGAALCAGAGAGLYASPTDDPRDLASIETTYQPDPDRQRAYDEKYRVFLDLAEAMKPLWPTLRRLGGAAQV; encoded by the coding sequence ATGCCCTGCATCATGGGTATAGACAGCGGCCTGACAGTGACCAAGGCCGTCATTTTCGACGCTGATGGAACGGTGCTCGCCATCGCCCGCCGACGCGTTCCCCAGCTCATCCCCGCGCCGCAGCAGGTCGAGCGCGACATGGACGGCCTGTGGACCGCGACGGCCGACGCCATCCGCGAGGCGATCGCCGCCTCAGGCCGCCCGGCCTCCGATATCGTGGCGATTGCCGCGACCGCCCACGGCGACGGCATCTACCTCCTTGATGAAGACAAAAGGCCGCTCGGCCCCGCCGTCGTCTCGCTCGACACGCGCGCCGGGGCGATCGCCGACGCCTGGAACGAAGGCGAGGTCGGCGCCCGCGCGCTTGAACTGACCGGCCAGCGCCCGCATGCCTCGGCGCCCTCCGCCATCCTGCGCTGGATCGTCGAGCACCAGCCGGAGCGCTATGCCCGCATCGCCCATTTCATCGCCGCCAAGGACTGGCTGCGCTTCTGCCTCTGCGGCACCATCGGCACGGACCGCACGGAGGCGAGCACTTCGTTTACGGATGTGGCGACGCAGGACTATGCCGAGGACGCCTTCCACCTCTTCGGGCTGGACCGCCTCGCCGGACGGCAGCCATCGATGGCGGCTTCCACCGAGGTCGTCGGCGGCGTGACGGCGGAGACCGCGCGCCTGACCGGGCTGATCGAGGGCACGCCCGTGATGGCGGGCCTGCACGACGTCACGGCTTCCGCGCTCGGCATGGGCGGCTATGGCGAAGGCGTGGTGGCCGTCATCGCCGGCACCTATTCGATCAACGAGACCGTCTCGCCCGCGCCGAAGGTCGATGGCCGCTGGTTCTGCCGCAACGGCATCCTGCCCGGCGAATGGAACAACATGTCCATCTCGCCCGCCTCGACCGCCAATTACGACTGGTTCATCGAGCAGTTCTGCGCCGCCGATGCCCGGCAGGCGGAGACCGCGGGCGAGAGCATCCATACGATCCTCGGCAGGGAATTCGAGGCGGCGCGCGAGCGGCCTTCCGGCACCTTCTTCCATCCCTACCTCTTCGGCTCGCCCTTCGGCGGCGCGTCCAGCGCCGGCTTCTACGGCCTCAATGCCTGGCACGACCGTGGTGACCTCGTCCGCGCGGTGCTGGAGGGCATCGCCTTCAACCACCGCGTCCATGTCGATGCGCTGCGCGACGGCTTTGCCCCGACCGCCGCGCGCCTGACGGGCGGCGTCTCGCGCAATCCCGCCATGGCCGGCCTCTTCGCCGATATCCTCGGCATGCCCGTCACCGCGACGCGCACCGAGGAGGCGGCGGCCTGGGGCGCGGCGCTCTGCGCGGGTGCCGGCGCCGGCCTCTACGCCTCGCCCACCGACGATCCGCGCGACCTCGCATCGATCGAGACCACCTACCAGCCGGACCCCGACCGGCAGCGTGCCTATGACGAGAAATACCGGGTCTTCCTCGATCTCGCCGAGGCGATGAAACCACTCTGGCCGACGCTGCGGCGTCTCGGCGGGGCGGCGCAAGTTTAG
- a CDS encoding substrate-binding domain-containing protein codes for MRLTRLRTAALAAGLTTMMASTALAADVKATMIIYLDPSVQFFNPVVKGAQDAAAQFGVDLDVQYANNDPVRQNDLIESATASGVDGIAVAISSSDAFDESICAAVKAGIVVIGFNNDDLDGAKGNCRQAYVGMDEFASGYELGNRMIKEFGLKSGDVVFNPREIPEASFAVARGGGIEKAMTEAGIKVETVRAGLDPAEAQNIMAQFLIANPNVKALFGTGSVTSTVGAGAIKDAGVDIPFGGFDLAVEIVNAVESGAMFATMDQQPYLQGYYPIAQIALSKKYGLTPTDIDTGQGAFLDKSRISSVKPLIGSFR; via the coding sequence ATGAGATTGACCAGGTTGAGAACCGCCGCATTGGCTGCGGGCCTGACCACCATGATGGCGTCGACGGCGCTTGCCGCAGACGTCAAGGCCACGATGATCATCTACCTCGATCCGAGTGTCCAGTTCTTTAATCCGGTGGTGAAGGGCGCGCAAGACGCTGCCGCCCAGTTCGGCGTCGATCTCGACGTGCAATATGCCAACAACGATCCGGTGCGCCAGAACGACCTGATCGAAAGCGCGACGGCGAGCGGCGTCGACGGCATCGCGGTCGCGATCTCCTCGTCGGACGCCTTCGACGAGAGCATCTGCGCGGCGGTCAAGGCCGGCATCGTCGTCATCGGCTTCAACAACGACGACCTCGACGGCGCCAAGGGCAATTGCCGCCAGGCCTATGTCGGCATGGACGAATTCGCCTCGGGCTACGAGCTCGGCAACCGCATGATCAAGGAATTCGGCCTGAAGTCCGGCGACGTCGTCTTCAACCCGCGCGAAATCCCCGAGGCGAGCTTCGCGGTCGCCCGCGGCGGCGGCATCGAGAAGGCGATGACGGAGGCCGGCATCAAGGTGGAGACGGTGCGCGCCGGCCTCGATCCGGCCGAGGCGCAGAACATCATGGCGCAGTTCCTCATCGCCAATCCGAACGTGAAGGCGCTGTTCGGCACGGGGTCGGTCACCTCGACGGTCGGCGCGGGCGCCATCAAGGATGCCGGCGTGGACATCCCCTTCGGCGGCTTCGACCTTGCCGTCGAGATCGTCAATGCGGTGGAGTCCGGCGCGATGTTCGCGACCATGGACCAGCAGCCCTATCTCCAGGGCTACTATCCCATCGCGCAGATCGCGCTTTCCAAGAAATACGGGCTGACCCCGACCGACATCGACACGGGGCAGGGCGCCTTCCTCGACAAGTCGCGCATCAGTTCGGTCAAGCCGCTGATCGGCAGCTTCCGCTAA
- a CDS encoding ABC transporter permease, giving the protein MTPILADSAAPRSRTQRQSILKQIMGMPAGAIFLVFMTLQIVCIAGALLYPNEFRYLSPQNLTILMKAIPVLGCLALGAGVLMIAGEFDLSIGSVYTFTAVLMASLVGAGVSAFVAAPLGIVVGLMIGLLNGHITLRFGLPSFIVTLGGLLFWRGAVLLYNGAVQVRFDPEPAFTSLFSGTLLGINAAFIWIVLLVVGFHFLLHRHRFGNHVFATGGNRGAAEAIGINTNRVKLVAFAIAGGMAAVAGILATARVGSVQPGQGAGLELQAIAACVIGGLSLRGGRGSIVGIFLGVLLIHTITDVLLLLRAPGFYLDMFIATLIVLAAIFNHLIERRGLA; this is encoded by the coding sequence GTGACACCCATCCTTGCCGACAGTGCCGCGCCCCGCTCGCGCACGCAAAGACAGTCCATCCTCAAACAGATCATGGGCATGCCCGCGGGGGCGATCTTCCTGGTCTTCATGACCTTGCAGATCGTCTGCATCGCCGGCGCGCTCCTCTATCCCAACGAGTTCCGCTACCTCTCGCCGCAGAACCTGACGATCCTGATGAAGGCCATTCCCGTGCTCGGCTGCCTGGCGCTCGGCGCCGGCGTGCTGATGATCGCCGGCGAATTCGACCTTTCCATCGGCTCCGTCTACACCTTCACCGCCGTCCTGATGGCGAGCCTCGTCGGGGCCGGCGTCAGCGCCTTCGTCGCTGCACCGCTCGGCATCGTCGTCGGCCTCATGATCGGGCTTCTGAACGGCCACATCACCCTTCGCTTCGGCCTGCCGTCCTTCATCGTGACGCTCGGCGGCCTGCTCTTCTGGCGCGGCGCGGTCCTGCTCTACAACGGTGCGGTCCAGGTGCGCTTCGACCCCGAGCCGGCCTTCACCAGCCTCTTTTCCGGCACGCTGCTCGGCATCAACGCCGCCTTCATCTGGATCGTCCTCCTCGTCGTCGGCTTCCATTTCCTGCTGCACCGCCACCGCTTCGGCAACCACGTCTTCGCCACGGGCGGCAATCGCGGCGCCGCCGAGGCGATCGGCATCAACACCAATCGCGTCAAGCTCGTCGCATTCGCCATTGCGGGCGGCATGGCGGCGGTCGCGGGCATTCTCGCCACCGCCCGCGTCGGCAGCGTGCAGCCGGGGCAGGGCGCGGGCCTCGAACTCCAGGCGATCGCGGCCTGCGTCATCGGCGGCCTGTCGCTGCGCGGCGGACGCGGCTCGATCGTCGGCATCTTCCTCGGCGTTCTGCTCATCCACACCATCACCGACGTGCTGCTGCTCCTGCGTGCGCCCGGCTTCTATCTCGACATGTTCATCGCGACGCTGATCGTGCTGGCCGCCATCTTCAACCATCTCATCGAGCGGCGAGGGCTTGCGTGA
- a CDS encoding aldehyde dehydrogenase family protein — protein MLSNFIAPDSSDARLGIKSRYRMLVDGKSVDAASGKTIDRVSPGHAGVVVGTWPEASADDVRKAIAAARRAFDSGPWPRMSGAERSRLMFKVADLILAHQEDLALTESLEVGKPIAQARGEIGFCADLWSYAAGQARALEGQSHNNIGDDRLGLVLREPVGVVGIITPWNFPFIIASERVPWAIGAGCTVVLKPSEFTSGTSIRMAELAREAGIPDGVFNVVTGYGDPAGQVLAEDPGVDMIAFTGSVRVGTKLGEIAARSVKRVGLELGGKGPQIVFADADLEAAADGIAYGVYHNAGQCCISGSRLLVQEGIRDALMERLLDISRKVTFGDPLNERTRIGAMISEAHAEKVHSYVEAGVASGAELLLGGERVGRQAGLYYAPTVFAGVTPDMSIAREEIFGPVLSTLTFRTADEAVALANGTEFGLSASVWSTNLENALQSIRRIRAGRCWINSVIDGTPELPIGGYKKSGLGRELGRYGFDEYSQFKGVHVTLGRPAPWFG, from the coding sequence TTGCTGTCCAATTTCATTGCGCCCGATTCCAGCGATGCCCGCCTCGGCATTAAATCCCGCTACCGGATGCTTGTCGATGGCAAGTCTGTCGACGCAGCTTCAGGCAAGACCATCGACCGCGTGAGCCCGGGCCATGCCGGCGTCGTGGTGGGCACCTGGCCCGAAGCCTCGGCGGACGATGTGCGCAAGGCCATCGCGGCCGCGCGGCGCGCCTTCGATAGCGGCCCTTGGCCGCGCATGTCGGGCGCCGAGCGCTCGCGCCTGATGTTCAAGGTGGCGGACCTGATCCTTGCCCATCAGGAGGATCTGGCGCTCACCGAGAGCCTGGAGGTCGGCAAGCCGATCGCCCAGGCCCGCGGCGAGATCGGCTTCTGCGCCGACCTCTGGTCCTATGCGGCCGGCCAGGCCCGCGCATTGGAGGGCCAGAGCCACAACAATATCGGCGACGACCGCCTCGGCCTCGTGCTGCGCGAGCCGGTCGGCGTCGTCGGCATCATCACGCCGTGGAACTTCCCCTTCATCATCGCCTCCGAGCGCGTGCCGTGGGCGATCGGCGCCGGCTGCACGGTGGTGCTGAAGCCCTCCGAATTCACCTCCGGCACCTCGATCCGCATGGCGGAACTGGCGCGCGAGGCCGGCATTCCCGATGGCGTCTTCAACGTCGTCACCGGCTATGGCGACCCGGCAGGCCAGGTGCTGGCGGAAGACCCGGGTGTCGACATGATCGCCTTCACCGGCTCGGTGCGCGTCGGCACCAAGCTTGGCGAGATCGCGGCGCGCAGCGTCAAGCGCGTCGGGTTGGAGCTCGGCGGCAAGGGGCCGCAGATCGTCTTCGCCGACGCGGATCTCGAAGCGGCGGCCGACGGCATCGCCTATGGCGTCTACCACAATGCCGGCCAGTGCTGCATTTCCGGCAGCCGGCTGCTGGTGCAGGAAGGCATCCGCGACGCATTGATGGAGCGCCTCCTCGACATTTCCCGCAAGGTGACCTTCGGCGACCCGCTGAACGAGCGCACCAGGATCGGTGCCATGATATCCGAAGCGCATGCCGAGAAGGTGCATTCCTATGTGGAGGCCGGCGTCGCCTCGGGCGCGGAACTGCTGCTCGGCGGCGAGAGGGTCGGCAGGCAGGCCGGGCTCTACTACGCCCCGACCGTCTTTGCCGGCGTCACGCCCGACATGTCGATCGCCCGGGAGGAGATTTTCGGGCCGGTGCTGTCGACGCTGACCTTCAGGACGGCGGACGAGGCCGTGGCGCTCGCCAACGGAACCGAATTCGGCCTGTCGGCCTCGGTCTGGTCGACCAATCTGGAAAACGCGCTGCAGAGCATCCGCCGCATCCGCGCCGGCCGCTGCTGGATCAACAGCGTGATCGACGGCACGCCGGAACTGCCGATCGGCGGCTACAAGAAGAGCGGCCTCGGCCGCGAGCTCGGCCGCTACGGCTTCGACGAATATTCCCAGTTCAAGGGCGTGCACGTCACGCTCGGGCGCCCGGCGCCCTGGTTCGGGTAA
- a CDS encoding ATP-binding cassette domain-containing protein translates to MSNPNLLELHNISKSFGALTALRDLSFHIGEGEVVGLLGDNGAGKSTTVNLISGIHKPTDGYLSVDGKKTLFTCRSDSADAGIETIYQHTALVDSLSITRNIFMGRELTDRFGFLRQAEMRDIAMEVLQNAVHISGIDSPDTLVGNLSGGQKQAVAIARAVYFKKRVLLLDEPTSALSVRETEALLNQVLKLKAENVSSVLVTHNIYHAYQVCDRFVIMSHGTKVFDVAKADTTINQLTEYVVLT, encoded by the coding sequence ATGTCGAACCCCAATCTTCTCGAACTGCACAACATCTCCAAGAGCTTCGGCGCGCTCACGGCACTCCGCGATCTGAGCTTCCATATCGGCGAGGGGGAGGTCGTGGGCCTGCTCGGCGACAACGGTGCCGGCAAGTCGACGACCGTCAACCTGATCTCCGGCATCCACAAGCCGACCGACGGCTATCTCAGCGTCGACGGCAAGAAGACCCTCTTCACCTGCCGCTCGGATTCGGCCGACGCCGGCATCGAGACGATCTACCAGCACACCGCGCTGGTCGACAGCCTCTCGATCACCCGCAACATCTTCATGGGACGCGAGCTGACGGACCGCTTCGGTTTTCTCCGCCAGGCCGAGATGCGCGACATCGCCATGGAGGTGCTGCAGAACGCCGTGCATATCTCGGGCATCGATTCCCCCGATACGCTGGTCGGCAACCTCTCCGGTGGCCAGAAGCAGGCCGTCGCCATCGCCCGCGCCGTCTATTTCAAGAAGCGCGTGCTGCTGCTCGACGAGCCGACCTCGGCGCTTTCGGTGCGCGAGACGGAGGCGCTCCTGAACCAGGTGCTGAAGCTCAAGGCGGAGAACGTCTCCAGCGTGCTGGTGACGCACAACATCTACCACGCCTACCAGGTCTGCGACCGGTTCGTCATCATGAGCCACGGCACCAAGGTCTTCGACGTCGCCAAGGCCGACACGACGATCAACCAGCTGACCGAGTATGTCGTGCTCACCTGA